Proteins encoded within one genomic window of Desulforegulaceae bacterium:
- the dnaG gene encoding DNA primase produces MFIPETVISEILNSVNIVDFISQYLNLKKSGRNYLGLCPFHSEKTPSFSVSPEKNIFYCFGCGEGGNVFSFLMKYENLSFPEAARAIAEQYNIAIPETSSGSKSVKAKSLRQDILKTNKKTAGYYHHILKKSLAGNSGLEYLKKRKIPDEVIDLFMLGMAPEGWGNLNSFLRQEKISEEVQKAAGLIIEKKSGNGCYDRFRERIIFPISDQRGNIVGFGGRTLGDGLPKYLNSPETVVYNKSSSLYGLYQAREDCRKENLIYIVEGYLDVLALNKSGIKNCAASLGTSLTSNHVKTLKGYVEKMVLVYDGDEAGVRAAARSLEVFANEEADVSVLILPDKMDPDDFINTYGPEKFREAALESKEAIDFITGYYLKIHGSTIEGKIKVVSAIEDFMKKIKDPVTKALYTKRVSQVLGIEERALLERFEPKDLKAGFTQDLSVSTNISSEYLRMEVSLLAALVDLPQLKNVFIKKKIADKITNESVKQSILKILDRGENLNSMTDIESEIEPVLAKFRIEQGEWSERSAKMLLAQFEHLCKRKKVGLSVF; encoded by the coding sequence TTGTTTATTCCTGAAACGGTCATTTCCGAAATTTTAAACTCAGTAAATATTGTAGATTTTATATCCCAATACCTAAATCTGAAAAAATCGGGCAGAAATTATCTTGGTCTCTGCCCTTTTCATTCGGAAAAAACACCTTCATTTTCAGTTTCTCCGGAAAAAAATATTTTTTATTGTTTTGGCTGCGGAGAAGGGGGAAATGTTTTTTCATTTTTAATGAAGTATGAAAATCTGTCTTTTCCTGAAGCTGCAAGAGCAATTGCAGAGCAATACAATATTGCTATACCAGAAACTTCTTCAGGTTCAAAAAGTGTAAAAGCTAAAAGTTTAAGGCAGGATATTTTAAAAACAAATAAAAAGACAGCTGGTTATTATCACCATATTTTAAAAAAATCTTTGGCTGGTAATTCAGGGCTTGAATATTTAAAAAAAAGAAAAATTCCAGATGAAGTAATAGACTTGTTCATGCTTGGAATGGCACCTGAGGGCTGGGGTAATCTTAATTCTTTTTTAAGGCAGGAAAAAATTTCCGAGGAAGTTCAAAAAGCTGCAGGCCTTATAATAGAAAAAAAATCAGGCAATGGCTGTTACGACAGGTTCAGGGAAAGAATAATTTTTCCCATTTCGGATCAAAGAGGAAATATTGTCGGTTTTGGAGGAAGAACTCTTGGAGATGGGCTGCCTAAATATCTTAATTCACCTGAAACTGTTGTTTATAATAAGAGCAGCTCCTTATACGGGCTTTATCAGGCAAGGGAAGATTGCAGGAAAGAAAATCTGATTTATATTGTTGAAGGCTATCTTGATGTTTTAGCCCTTAATAAATCAGGAATCAAAAATTGTGCTGCATCCCTTGGAACTTCCTTGACTTCCAACCATGTGAAAACACTCAAAGGATATGTTGAGAAAATGGTTCTTGTTTATGACGGTGACGAGGCAGGGGTAAGAGCTGCTGCAAGAAGTCTTGAGGTTTTTGCAAACGAGGAGGCGGATGTTTCAGTACTTATTCTTCCAGATAAAATGGATCCTGATGATTTTATAAACACTTATGGCCCTGAAAAATTCAGAGAAGCTGCTTTGGAGTCTAAGGAAGCCATAGATTTTATAACAGGATACTATCTTAAAATTCATGGGAGTACAATTGAGGGAAAAATAAAGGTTGTTTCAGCAATTGAAGATTTCATGAAAAAAATAAAAGATCCTGTTACCAAAGCTCTTTATACAAAAAGAGTTTCTCAGGTTCTTGGTATTGAGGAAAGAGCTCTTTTGGAAAGATTTGAACCAAAGGATTTGAAGGCTGGATTTACCCAGGATTTATCGGTTTCTACCAATATAAGTTCTGAATATTTGAGAATGGAAGTTTCTCTTTTGGCTGCTTTAGTTGATCTTCCTCAATTAAAAAATGTTTTTATTAAAAAAAAAATTGCCGATAAAATTACCAATGAATCAGTTAAGCAATCAATTCTTAAAATTTTAGACAGGGGAGAAAATCTTAATTCAATGACTGATATTGAAAGTGAAATTGAACCTGTGCTGGCTAAATTCCGGATTGAACAGGGGGAGTGGAGTGAAAGGTCAGCAAAAATGCTTTTAGCCCAGTTTGAGCATCTGTGTAAAAGGAAAAAAGTTGGATTGAGCGTTTTTTGA
- the hisB gene encoding imidazoleglycerol-phosphate dehydratase HisB — translation MERKAEIKRTTNETDIHIVFGLGGKVNSEISTGIPFFDHMLNLFTVHGGFDLKIKAKGDIEIDNHHTVEDIGIALGEAFKKAIGDKKGIARYGNFFIPMDETLANIALDISNRPYLVFNIPEVIRAKGPFSPYLAKEFFRAFAVHSGITLHINVPYGENEHHILEAIFKGFGKSLSMACKIESDIIPSTKGVL, via the coding sequence ATGGAAAGAAAAGCAGAAATAAAAAGAACAACCAATGAAACAGATATTCACATTGTTTTTGGGCTTGGGGGTAAAGTAAATTCGGAAATTTCAACAGGAATTCCTTTTTTTGATCATATGCTGAATCTTTTTACTGTTCATGGAGGTTTTGATCTTAAAATAAAGGCAAAAGGCGATATTGAAATTGATAATCACCATACTGTGGAAGATATTGGAATAGCTTTGGGTGAAGCTTTTAAAAAAGCAATTGGAGATAAAAAGGGAATAGCAAGGTATGGTAATTTCTTTATTCCCATGGATGAAACTTTGGCAAATATTGCCTTGGATATTTCAAACAGGCCTTATCTGGTTTTTAATATTCCAGAGGTCATTCGTGCAAAAGGCCCTTTTTCGCCATATCTTGCCAAGGAGTTTTTCAGGGCATTTGCTGTTCACTCTGGAATCACTCTTCATATAAATGTTCCTTATGGTGAAAATGAGCATCATATCCTGGAAGCAATTTTTAAAGGGTTTGGAAAAAGCCTTTCCATGGCTTGTAAAATAGAGTCTGATATTATTCCTTCAACCAAAGGGGTTTTATAG
- a CDS encoding Smr/MutS family protein — MSGFNNGFSNNPFEDYRHELAGLVKKKKKVLPWQSREFKKIKKSVQKDENLFLKEMSDVIPVKGKKKVRAVLNKRAVKPIPQTCCENNDVLKKLEELLDSGDGFEVSKTPEYSELIGAGVCEEVARKLHEGQFSVQDYIDLHGFSRIDADEEVRSFLEKSFRENKNAVLIVHGRGLSSKKEPVLKPLVKEILSSNYWRRRIFACASAKSTDGGAGGTYVLFRKKALTKNQEKQLMKRLSIVNSRSL, encoded by the coding sequence ATGTCTGGATTTAATAATGGTTTTTCAAACAATCCATTTGAAGACTACAGGCATGAATTGGCAGGGCTTGTAAAAAAAAAGAAAAAAGTTTTGCCCTGGCAGTCAAGGGAATTTAAAAAGATTAAAAAATCAGTTCAAAAAGATGAAAATCTTTTTTTAAAAGAAATGTCTGATGTTATCCCTGTAAAAGGAAAGAAAAAAGTCAGGGCTGTTTTAAATAAAAGGGCTGTAAAGCCCATTCCTCAAACTTGTTGTGAAAACAACGATGTTTTAAAAAAGCTTGAAGAGCTTCTTGACTCAGGAGATGGTTTTGAAGTATCAAAAACTCCTGAATATAGTGAGTTAATTGGTGCTGGAGTGTGCGAAGAAGTAGCAAGAAAGCTCCATGAAGGACAGTTTTCAGTCCAGGATTATATAGATCTCCATGGTTTTTCAAGAATAGATGCTGATGAAGAGGTAAGAAGTTTTCTTGAAAAAAGTTTTAGAGAAAACAAAAATGCAGTTTTAATTGTCCATGGAAGAGGGCTTTCTTCAAAAAAAGAGCCAGTGCTTAAACCCCTTGTAAAAGAAATTTTATCCTCAAATTATTGGAGAAGAAGGATCTTTGCCTGTGCAAGTGCAAAGAGCACAGACGGCGGAGCAGGGGGAACTTATGTCCTTTTTAGAAAAAAAGCCCTTACTAAAAACCAGGAAAAGCAGCTTATGAAGCGCTTGTCCATTGTAAATAGCAGGAGTTTGTAA
- a CDS encoding valine--pyruvate transaminase, producing the protein MKLSAFGKKFTSESGILKLMDDLGNALAGDKDMIMMGGGNPGHVPEIEKVLKKRLETIFLDQNQFRRLIGIYDPPQGEKEFVKELAKMLNNDFGWNLTEKNIAVTNGSQSSFFLLFNMFAGVMDDNTKKKILLPLAPEYIGYADSGLCDDFFVSFKPKIDFLDNRIFKYRVDFDSLKITDDVGAICVSRPTNPTGNVITDQEVKKLSELAQKHDLPFILDSAYGTPFPDIIFTEAKPFYEKNMILCMSLSKFGLPAARTGIVIGDEDIIRAVSGINAIVNLAPGSFGPMMALELIKNNEINSISSEIVKPYYRNKAEIAVELFHKELEGTNYYIHKPEGAIFLWLWFKDLKITTYELYERLKKRGVIVVPGKYFFPGIDDEAWVHRNECIRVTYSQESEKVTRGIEIIGQEVKKAYK; encoded by the coding sequence ATGAAATTATCAGCATTTGGTAAGAAATTTACTTCAGAAAGCGGAATTTTAAAATTAATGGATGATCTTGGCAATGCACTTGCCGGAGATAAAGACATGATAATGATGGGCGGAGGAAATCCCGGCCATGTTCCTGAAATTGAAAAAGTCCTTAAAAAAAGACTTGAAACAATTTTTTTAGATCAAAATCAATTTAGAAGGCTTATTGGAATTTATGATCCTCCCCAGGGTGAAAAGGAATTTGTAAAAGAGCTTGCTAAAATGCTTAATAATGATTTTGGCTGGAATTTAACCGAAAAAAACATTGCAGTCACAAACGGAAGCCAATCATCTTTTTTCCTTTTATTTAATATGTTTGCCGGAGTAATGGATGATAATACAAAAAAGAAAATCCTTCTTCCCCTGGCACCTGAATATATAGGATATGCTGATTCAGGTCTTTGCGATGATTTTTTTGTTTCCTTTAAACCTAAAATAGATTTTTTAGATAATAGGATTTTCAAATACAGGGTTGATTTTGATTCCCTTAAAATTACAGATGATGTTGGTGCAATTTGTGTTTCCAGACCTACAAATCCCACAGGCAATGTAATTACCGATCAAGAGGTGAAAAAACTTTCTGAACTTGCACAAAAACATGATCTTCCATTTATTCTTGATTCTGCCTATGGAACCCCTTTTCCTGATATAATTTTTACTGAAGCAAAGCCTTTTTATGAAAAAAATATGATTTTGTGTATGAGCCTTTCAAAGTTTGGGCTTCCTGCGGCAAGAACAGGAATTGTAATTGGAGATGAAGACATTATAAGGGCTGTTTCAGGGATAAATGCTATTGTTAATCTTGCACCGGGATCATTTGGGCCAATGATGGCTCTTGAATTGATAAAAAACAATGAAATCAACTCCATTTCTTCGGAAATAGTAAAACCCTATTATCGTAATAAAGCAGAAATTGCAGTTGAGCTTTTTCATAAAGAACTTGAAGGAACAAATTATTATATTCACAAACCCGAAGGTGCAATCTTTTTATGGCTTTGGTTCAAAGATTTGAAAATTACCACTTATGAACTTTATGAAAGACTTAAAAAAAGAGGGGTGATTGTTGTTCCGGGAAAGTATTTTTTTCCAGGAATTGATGATGAGGCCTGGGTACATAGAAATGAATGTATAAGAGTTACATATTCCCAGGAAAGTGAAAAAGTAACAAGGGGGATAGAAATTATAGGCCAAGAGGTGAAAAAAGCTTATAAATAA
- a CDS encoding DUF503 domain-containing protein, whose translation MFIASGILKYKIHECFSLKEKRSYVKPIIAKIQREFNASVCESGSLDKFQITEIGFSMVGNDKTVLNSKVDKLFNLAETSSLAELIDSQYDIYRF comes from the coding sequence ATGTTTATAGCCTCTGGAATTTTAAAATATAAAATACATGAGTGTTTTTCTCTTAAAGAAAAACGCTCCTATGTAAAACCAATAATTGCCAAAATTCAAAGGGAATTTAATGCTTCTGTTTGTGAATCAGGAAGCCTTGATAAATTTCAAATCACTGAAATTGGATTTTCCATGGTTGGAAATGATAAAACCGTTTTAAACTCCAAAGTTGATAAACTTTTCAATCTTGCTGAAACATCATCTTTAGCTGAACTTATTGACTCTCAATACGATATTTACAGGTTTTAA
- a CDS encoding dynamin family protein, with translation MANNAFDIKNELLALSGELNEVYSTYLKSEDKSGLEEFEKINEFFSLINKNIKDQVLKIAVVGAIKSGKSTFINSFLKSDFLKRGAGVMTSVVTRVMAGEKKRAVVSFKTIDEINNDIKKSVVLLPEFENNGNFDDFDIRDSDSRARLDRVLLELKNEHLVTKDSREAKSVYLQSYLQGYEKLKNILEKGDFEFFGENFDEYKNFASQEPLAVYVKDIYVEIPGNAIEEKTEIADCQGSDSTNPHHIARIQDYLLKTNFIIYLVSTRTGLRQADIIFLNMLKKMGLTGQSVFVLNADLSEHENLEDLKRVEKKTAEEIYLLKPGAKYFTISALYELFNENESKLSEKDRLRLEQWRLDQASLQFLIKGFKDFNSYFKNELILKKQFLFYSSISGKINDKIKELIERLEIKIKILDSDADYGEKDLIGQTKKFKEVKNIIINTMDGAKSRSDRNLKNEIDSFFSPGSKITKMIFDFIRSYRGDLNKYIVKTGENSVKVNYFALYQDFRLSLDNFVTREINPYVISFIKEKEKEIVSYYYELSKSYEYMVYETRSNFQKAIGKEPGKFGTNIVSPENFTFEQFFEIPSAFDSLNYNVALRSNAMAGSGMVFLKNLMSRFFKPKTSLKDQTLKIIEKSLVKIKKETESSLKDHFLNYRENLKFQYILKFSRQVMEFYSKNLIQSLDSYVSDFSDILDMMEENKEAREAFLEELRIIEARCVSLGKKAEDINKRLNF, from the coding sequence ATGGCAAACAATGCTTTTGATATAAAAAATGAACTTTTAGCCCTTTCAGGTGAACTTAATGAAGTTTATTCAACCTATCTTAAATCAGAAGACAAATCAGGGCTTGAAGAGTTTGAAAAGATTAATGAATTTTTTAGTTTAATAAATAAAAATATCAAAGATCAGGTTTTAAAAATTGCTGTTGTTGGTGCAATAAAGTCTGGAAAAAGTACTTTTATAAACTCCTTTTTGAAATCAGATTTTTTGAAAAGGGGAGCAGGAGTAATGACTTCTGTTGTAACTAGAGTAATGGCTGGAGAGAAAAAAAGAGCTGTTGTTTCTTTTAAAACCATTGATGAAATAAATAATGATATAAAAAAATCTGTTGTCCTTCTTCCTGAATTTGAAAACAATGGAAATTTTGATGATTTCGATATAAGAGACAGTGATTCAAGAGCAAGGCTTGACAGGGTTTTGCTTGAACTTAAAAATGAACACCTTGTAACCAAAGATTCACGGGAAGCAAAAAGTGTTTATCTTCAGTCCTATCTTCAAGGTTATGAAAAACTTAAAAATATTCTTGAAAAGGGTGATTTTGAGTTTTTTGGGGAAAACTTTGACGAATACAAGAATTTTGCAAGTCAGGAACCTTTGGCTGTTTATGTTAAGGATATTTATGTTGAAATACCAGGGAATGCAATTGAAGAAAAAACTGAAATAGCAGATTGTCAGGGAAGTGATTCTACCAATCCTCACCATATAGCACGTATTCAGGATTATCTTTTAAAGACAAATTTTATAATTTATCTTGTAAGCACAAGAACAGGCTTAAGACAGGCTGATATAATATTTTTGAATATGTTGAAAAAAATGGGGCTTACAGGGCAATCTGTTTTTGTATTAAATGCTGATTTGTCAGAACATGAAAATCTTGAAGATCTTAAAAGGGTTGAGAAAAAAACTGCTGAAGAAATTTATCTTTTAAAGCCTGGAGCCAAATATTTTACAATTTCAGCTCTTTACGAGCTTTTTAATGAAAATGAATCAAAGCTTTCTGAAAAAGACAGGTTAAGGCTTGAACAATGGAGGCTTGATCAAGCTTCTTTGCAGTTTTTAATTAAGGGGTTTAAAGATTTTAATAGTTATTTTAAAAATGAGCTTATTCTTAAAAAGCAGTTTTTGTTTTATTCAAGTATTTCAGGAAAAATTAATGATAAAATAAAAGAATTAATTGAGCGTCTTGAAATTAAAATAAAAATTCTTGATTCAGATGCTGATTATGGTGAAAAAGACCTTATTGGGCAGACAAAAAAATTTAAGGAAGTTAAAAACATAATAATAAATACAATGGACGGTGCAAAGTCCAGGTCTGATAGAAATTTAAAAAACGAAATTGATTCCTTTTTTTCTCCTGGATCTAAAATAACAAAGATGATCTTTGATTTCATTAGATCATACAGGGGAGATCTAAATAAATATATTGTTAAAACCGGAGAAAATTCTGTTAAAGTAAATTATTTTGCCTTGTATCAGGATTTCAGGCTAAGCCTTGATAACTTTGTAACAAGGGAGATAAATCCTTATGTAATATCTTTTATAAAAGAAAAGGAAAAAGAAATTGTTTCATACTATTATGAGCTTTCAAAATCCTATGAGTATATGGTTTATGAAACAAGAAGTAATTTTCAAAAAGCCATAGGAAAAGAGCCTGGGAAGTTTGGAACCAATATTGTTTCACCAGAAAATTTTACTTTTGAGCAATTCTTTGAAATTCCTTCTGCCTTTGATTCTTTAAATTATAATGTTGCCTTAAGAAGCAATGCTATGGCTGGCTCTGGAATGGTTTTTTTGAAAAACTTAATGAGCAGATTTTTTAAGCCAAAAACCTCTCTAAAAGATCAAACTCTTAAAATAATTGAAAAAAGCCTTGTAAAAATAAAAAAAGAAACAGAGTCATCTCTTAAAGATCATTTTTTAAATTACAGGGAAAATTTAAAATTTCAGTATATTCTTAAATTTTCCAGGCAGGTAATGGAATTTTACTCTAAAAACCTTATTCAATCTCTAGATTCCTATGTAAGTGATTTCTCAGATATTTTAGATATGATGGAAGAAAACAAAGAAGCAAGAGAGGCTTTCCTGGAGGAGCTGAGGATAATTGAAGCTAGATGTGTGAGTTTGGGTAAAAAGGCGGAAGATATTAATAAGCGGCTGAATTTTTAG
- a CDS encoding DUF2804 domain-containing protein, translating to MKTKLISPSKNQPYFKLFNSKPLINIEDFKLTTKLGKKVPGFLKPLFFKQFVFAGIITKTHIAGAAIADLGYASKGFVYLHNLETNSFTEKSSLIFPFFKKTINPRTENTKAYFKAKDLEIKLSPTNLLVDSKNLKMDLEFLKEKPPPPLRICSKTSYNRWFFTKKQTPIKSRGKIFEKNNKIEVFSETSRSITDRSLGYPGREVWWNWASTAFLLDFKEFGMNLSWGINQTGETENFVFYDEKFIKINQVNFEKEDNDTWSIKSNDKIIDLKFYPKKTKTEKVNFIFTASNFIQYLGIFKGKIKLEDSKFKDVEFWGWLEDHYIKW from the coding sequence ATGAAAACAAAGCTTATCAGCCCAAGTAAAAATCAGCCCTATTTTAAACTTTTCAACTCAAAGCCTTTAATAAACATTGAAGACTTTAAGCTTACCACAAAATTAGGTAAAAAAGTTCCAGGTTTTTTAAAGCCCCTTTTTTTCAAACAATTTGTTTTTGCTGGAATTATAACAAAAACTCATATTGCAGGAGCCGCAATTGCAGATCTTGGCTATGCATCAAAAGGGTTTGTATATCTCCACAATCTTGAAACAAATAGTTTTACTGAAAAATCATCCCTTATTTTTCCTTTTTTTAAAAAAACAATAAACCCCAGAACAGAAAATACAAAAGCTTATTTTAAAGCAAAAGACCTTGAAATCAAGCTTTCTCCAACCAATCTTTTGGTGGACTCAAAAAATTTAAAAATGGATCTTGAATTTTTAAAAGAAAAACCGCCCCCTCCCTTAAGAATTTGCTCTAAAACCTCATATAACAGGTGGTTTTTTACAAAAAAACAAACCCCAATAAAATCCAGGGGAAAAATATTTGAAAAAAATAATAAAATAGAAGTTTTTAGTGAAACCTCACGAAGTATTACAGATAGAAGCCTTGGTTATCCAGGAAGAGAAGTCTGGTGGAACTGGGCTTCCACAGCCTTTCTTCTTGATTTTAAAGAATTTGGAATGAATCTTTCATGGGGAATAAATCAAACAGGTGAAACAGAAAACTTTGTGTTTTATGATGAAAAGTTTATTAAAATAAATCAGGTAAATTTTGAAAAAGAAGACAATGATACCTGGTCAATTAAATCCAATGATAAAATTATTGATTTAAAATTCTACCCCAAAAAAACAAAAACAGAAAAAGTAAACTTTATATTTACAGCTTCAAATTTTATTCAGTACCTGGGGATATTTAAAGGAAAAATAAAACTTGAAGATAGCAAGTTTAAAGATGTTGAATTTTGGGGATGGCTGGAAGATCATTATATAAAATGGTAA
- a CDS encoding putative metalloprotease CJM1_0395 family protein produces the protein MNINTSLSQNFTPCLNTEKYSDNKSVSSENNSKLSKSSTNTKDSSPEKKIKTSKDDFTPYEQKIIEELKSRDQEVRDHEMAHVAAGGPYIKRGANYEYQKGPDGILYAIGGDVLIDTSPIPGNPEATIRKMDTVRSAALAPANPSGSDRAIASRASSTRIKASEELIKIQLEKSGLEKNDEKVPSEIAKTYLNHDDNSSKPGKFLNIAV, from the coding sequence ATGAATATAAATACTTCTTTATCCCAAAATTTTACCCCTTGCTTAAACACTGAAAAATACAGTGACAACAAATCTGTTTCATCTGAAAACAACTCCAAACTTTCCAAGTCTTCAACCAATACAAAAGACAGCTCTCCAGAAAAAAAAATTAAAACATCAAAAGATGATTTTACTCCCTATGAACAAAAAATTATAGAAGAGCTGAAATCAAGGGATCAGGAAGTAAGAGACCATGAAATGGCTCATGTTGCAGCAGGCGGGCCATATATAAAACGCGGGGCAAACTATGAATATCAAAAAGGGCCCGACGGAATTTTATATGCCATAGGCGGCGATGTGTTAATAGACACCTCCCCCATACCCGGAAACCCAGAAGCCACCATAAGAAAAATGGATACAGTAAGAAGTGCTGCCCTTGCTCCGGCCAACCCTTCAGGCTCTGACAGGGCAATAGCATCAAGAGCATCTTCAACCAGGATCAAGGCCAGTGAAGAATTAATAAAAATCCAGCTTGAAAAATCTGGCCTTGAAAAAAACGATGAAAAAGTTCCATCAGAAATTGCAAAAACTTACTTAAATCATGATGATAATTCCAGCAAGCCAGGGAAATTTTTAAACATAGCTGTCTAA
- a CDS encoding ABC transporter permease, protein MNLNRLNKIDKREIITLIFVLAVIILSLLKSFSGDLFYNYIYLRTSTLKLVFDHLFLVIFSSFVSGSLGFFLGVLFTRKKLRAFLPGINAFSSAAQTFPPIAVLALCVPVLGFGAKPTITALVIYGFFPVLRSTVSGLESVPKEIVETAKAMGMKSRQILFKIEIPLSSGVIAGGLRVSVIIGTGTAALGAAVGAGGLGVPLISGLINENYFHLLHGGILAALLAVILDAYLEKIQKYLKNKFKT, encoded by the coding sequence ATGAATTTAAATAGATTAAATAAAATTGATAAAAGAGAAATTATCACCCTGATTTTTGTTTTGGCTGTAATAATCTTGTCTTTATTAAAATCTTTTTCAGGGGATTTGTTTTACAATTATATTTATCTTAGAACTTCAACTTTAAAACTTGTGTTTGATCATCTTTTTTTAGTAATTTTTTCTTCATTTGTTTCAGGAAGTTTGGGGTTTTTTCTTGGAGTTTTGTTTACACGAAAAAAACTCAGGGCTTTTCTTCCGGGAATTAATGCTTTTTCTTCTGCTGCCCAGACGTTTCCTCCCATTGCTGTTCTTGCTCTTTGTGTTCCGGTTTTGGGGTTTGGAGCAAAGCCAACAATTACAGCTCTTGTTATTTATGGTTTTTTCCCTGTTTTAAGAAGCACAGTTTCAGGACTGGAATCGGTTCCCAAAGAAATTGTTGAAACTGCAAAAGCCATGGGAATGAAAAGCCGGCAGATTTTATTTAAAATAGAAATTCCTCTTTCTTCAGGAGTTATAGCCGGAGGGCTTAGAGTTTCTGTTATTATTGGAACTGGGACAGCTGCCCTTGGAGCTGCTGTAGGTGCTGGAGGGCTTGGGGTTCCTTTAATTTCAGGTCTTATAAATGAAAATTACTTTCATCTTCTCCATGGAGGCATACTTGCAGCACTTTTAGCAGTAATTCTTGATGCTTATCTTGAAAAAATCCAGAAATATTTGAAAAATAAGTTTAAAACCTAG
- a CDS encoding ABC transporter ATP-binding protein: MIKIKSVFKTFDGVKAVDNISMRIEKSEICVLIGPSGAGKSTLLKMINKMVIPDSGEIKINNKSVKDIRSYKLRRKIGYVIQGTGLFPHMTVSGNIKVVPKLLGWDKNKIKKRVGELLEIFKMEPGLYLDKYPHELSGGEAQRVGVARALAADPEILLMDEPFASLDPLTRKKLQSELIRIQKVLDKTIVFVTHDLEEAIKIASKTALLKNGKLIRYETPFDFLTNPDEFSEKFMGSSLLKLSGIKIKTILKPAFSVFYSENLKSFKSETQTWVVDQENKFMGYLNPDKNLRGENIKVLEKMVKNKDLFGINYNFSLKEALEIILKTGLDKLPIVDFSGVLIGEVKGLNILRIKNEFK, translated from the coding sequence ATGATAAAAATCAAATCGGTCTTTAAAACATTTGACGGGGTAAAAGCTGTTGATAATATTTCAATGAGAATTGAAAAAAGTGAAATCTGTGTTCTTATAGGTCCTTCAGGAGCAGGTAAATCAACTCTTTTAAAAATGATTAATAAAATGGTTATCCCAGATTCCGGTGAAATAAAAATAAATAATAAATCAGTTAAGGATATAAGATCTTATAAATTAAGGCGTAAAATAGGCTATGTTATCCAGGGAACCGGCCTTTTTCCCCATATGACAGTTTCAGGCAATATAAAAGTTGTTCCAAAGCTTTTGGGCTGGGATAAAAATAAAATCAAAAAAAGGGTGGGTGAACTTTTAGAAATTTTTAAAATGGAGCCAGGACTTTATCTTGACAAATATCCCCATGAACTTTCCGGAGGTGAAGCTCAAAGAGTTGGAGTTGCAAGGGCTTTGGCTGCTGATCCTGAAATACTTTTAATGGACGAACCTTTTGCTTCTTTAGATCCTTTAACTAGAAAAAAACTTCAGTCAGAACTTATTAGAATTCAAAAAGTTCTTGATAAAACAATTGTTTTTGTTACCCATGATCTTGAAGAAGCCATAAAAATAGCTTCAAAAACTGCTCTTCTTAAAAACGGGAAATTAATTCGATATGAAACCCCGTTTGATTTTTTAACAAACCCCGATGAATTTTCAGAAAAATTTATGGGTTCCAGCCTTTTAAAGCTTAGTGGAATAAAAATAAAAACCATTTTAAAACCTGCTTTTTCTGTTTTCTACTCAGAAAATCTTAAATCTTTTAAATCTGAAACTCAAACCTGGGTTGTGGATCAAGAAAACAAGTTTATGGGTTATTTGAATCCAGATAAAAATTTAAGGGGAGAAAATATAAAAGTTTTGGAAAAGATGGTAAAAAATAAAGACCTTTTTGGAATAAATTATAATTTTTCTTTAAAGGAAGCCCTTGAAATTATTTTAAAAACCGGTCTTGATAAGCTTCCTATTGTTGATTTTTCAGGAGTTTTAATTGGAGAAGTAAAAGGGCTTAATATTTTGAGAATTAAAAATGAATTTAAATAG